The Candidatus Nanosynbacter featherlites region CTCAGTGCTATAGGAAAGATTGCGCTCAGAATTGGCAAAAGCGATAAATCCAGAATTGATATCATCACGGTTGTACAGGGTGACAATGCTGTGGCTGGACAGAGCAAATTCTTCCTGGGCTACCGTTTTGAGATTACCAAAAAACTCCATGTGTTCAGGGGAGATGGCGGTAACAACGAGAACATCAGGGTGAGCGTAGCGACCAAAGGCGGCCATTTCACCGGGGTGGTCGATACCAAATTCTTGGACAATGACGTTGATGTCGTGAAGCTGGCGGGCTGAGCGGTAGGCGCGGTAGATGGTCGATAACCAATTGGTAATTGACCGAGGATTCTGTGGGCCGTCAATGCCAAGCATCTCAAGTGGCGCACTAAATTCAGCATTGAAATTACCTCTGTTAGTTCGAACCTTTTTGTTGTGTTTGAGAACGTCGACGATGGTTGATTTGGTGGTTGTCTTACCAACACTTCCGACAACGGCGACCAGGCGAACGTGTGGATTGTTGTGGAAAAATTTACGCATGATTCGCACTAATAGGCAAGAAATGAGAGATTTGAATAGCTTCATATGATTATTATAGCAATATCGGGGCGGGAGGGCTATTTTGAAAAATTACCGACACCAAGTTAGCACTCACGCTTGACGAGTGCTAACTTGGTACGATACAATTAACTACATTGATAAGGAAACGGAGGATGATATGGATACACCTATCAAGCCTCTCGGCGACCGCGTGGTAGCGGTGCGCGAGGAGGCAAAGACGCAGACGGCCAGCGGGATTTATCTGCCAGACAGTTCGAAGGAAAGGCCGGTGGTAGCTGAGGTCAAAGCGGTTGGCGGCGATGTCAAGAATGTAAAAGTGGGCGATAAAATTGTTTATAAGGAATATTCGACCACGGACTTGAAAATTGACGGTACGGAATATTTGATCGTCCGCGAGGAAGATATTTTAGCAACGGTTGTTTGAGAAAAGGGGAGTTTTTAGTATGGCAAAAAAAGTTTTTTACGATGACGATGCGCGCGCTCGCGTGTTGGGCGGTGCCGAGGCGCTGTATAACGCAGTTAAGGTAACCTACGGGCCAAAGGGCCGCAATGTGGTGATTGCCAAGGGGTTTGGTGGGCCAACCGTGACGCACGACGGCGTGACGGTGGCGGAAGGCATTGAGCTG contains the following coding sequences:
- a CDS encoding co-chaperone GroES gives rise to the protein MDTPIKPLGDRVVAVREEAKTQTASGIYLPDSSKERPVVAEVKAVGGDVKNVKVGDKIVYKEYSTTDLKIDGTEYLIVREEDILATVV